The DNA sequence CAAGTATATCACTTGTTAATCACTACTATTTTAGAACTGCCGCGCTTGATCTTGGTCTTTATAATAATGCTATTTACAATTTTGCTAACTTCTCAATGCCAAAATACACACTTGGCACCTCTGGTGTTGAGCAGCCCTTTTTAGCCACACACTTCTCGCTTATAACTATTCTTTACGCTCCGTTCTATTATATATTTGGTTCTTATACACTCCTTATAATTCAAATATTTTCAATTCTATTTGCAGGTTACTATATCTACGTATTTACAGAGAGAGAGAAAGAAAGAAAAAAGTTTAACCATAAAAATTATTCTACTTATACAATTCTTTTCAATATGGGGTATATATTCTGCACTTTCGTTCGATTTTCACAATAGTGTAATAGGCGCAATGCTTGTCCCTGCACTTTTTTATCATATTGAAAAACGAGATATAAAGGCATCTGCACTCATATTTATGCTTTTTCTATTTACCAAAGAGGTAATGGCTATTTGGGGTATATTTATCTTGATAGGACTGATGATAAAGAATAGAGCCTCACTATCAAAACAATATATAAAGCTAGAAATTCCACTACTTATTACAGCTGTGGTTTACGGTTCAATAGTAATATTTTGGGCTATGCCCAAACTGCAACTTTCAGATACAAATTTACAATTTGGACGATATGCACACATAGGAAATTCTGTGTGGGAAATGATTACAAATATTCTACGTAATCCCCAAATTATATTCTCAAATACAACAGGTAATGCTATATATGACGGCATCAAAGCTGAAACAATCATTATGTTTTTATTAGCAGGGGGAGTCTTCTGCATATTAAAACCAGCTTACCTTATTATGGTTTTGCCAATATTTGCACAAAAATTTTTATCGTCTGACTACGGGTTGTGGGGAATTAACAACCACTATTCCATTGAATTTGTTCCAATACTTGCATTGGCTACAATAGACGTGGTTAGCAACATAAAAAAGGCTATACTTCAAAACTTAATAACGATATCTGCAGCCGCACTTACATTGTATTCTACAGCTAGAACGATGGAATCGCGCGATTCAAAATGGTACAACGAGATCAACACACAATTTTACAAGAAAGCTCATTATCAATCTGATATAAACAGAAGCGAAGTATTTGAGATAATCAAAGGTATTCCTAGTAGCGCAATTGTGTCAACAAGTTCTCCTCTTGCGCCAAGGCTTGCTTTTCGTGAAAAAGTACTTCTTTTCCCAAACATCAAAAATGCTGATTACATTATACTGTTAAAAAAAGAGGGTACATATCCGCTTTCGCCCGATAAACTAGCTTCAGAAATTGAAAAACTTAAAGTAGGTAATCACTACGAAGCATATTTTGAGAGTGAAACCTTAATAGCATTTAAAAAAATATTGTAGACTCCTAAGAAGTTGTCTTACTTAACTTTGTACTCATCAATACTTTTCATTGTTTTGATCATCTCGTCGTAGTCATAGTCTCCAATAATTCGCTTTCTTGGCTTAAATGCCTTATTAAAAATACTTCTTTCAGGTTCAAAATCTTCACCGT is a window from the Bacteroidales bacterium genome containing:
- a CDS encoding DUF2079 domain-containing protein — protein: MLFLFTKEVMAIWGIFILIGLMIKNRASLSKQYIKLEIPLLITAVVYGSIVIFWAMPKLQLSDTNLQFGRYAHIGNSVWEMITNILRNPQIIFSNTTGNAIYDGIKAETIIMFLLAGGVFCILKPAYLIMVLPIFAQKFLSSDYGLWGINNHYSIEFVPILALATIDVVSNIKKAILQNLITISAAALTLYSTARTMESRDSKWYNEINTQFYKKAHYQSDINRSEVFEIIKGIPSSAIVSTSSPLAPRLAFREKVLLFPNIKNADYIILLKKEGTYPLSPDKLASEIEKLKVGNHYEAYFESETLIAFKKIL
- a CDS encoding DUF2079 domain-containing protein, producing the protein MLKSTSKLSGEQFDKSLYQREQSKKFSFIGNIKRAILQLFGYKSANRKQKIITISVFILFAIIYSSISLVNHYYFRTAALDLGLYNNAIYNFANFSMPKYTLGTSGVEQPFLATHFSLITILYAPFYYIFGSYTLLIIQIFSILFAGYYIYVFTEREKERKKFNHKNYSTYTILFNMGYIFCTFVRFSQ